One stretch of Carboxydothermus pertinax DNA includes these proteins:
- a CDS encoding YbjQ family protein yields MLLATSGRLDGYKVTRYLGIVTGEAIMGTNIIRDFLASISDIVGGRSGAYEQQLEEARQIVLAEMTERAKRLGANAVIGISLDYESIGQTMLMVVANGTAVYIEPDLS; encoded by the coding sequence ATGCTACTTGCCACAAGCGGCCGGCTGGACGGCTACAAAGTTACCAGGTATTTGGGCATTGTAACCGGAGAAGCAATTATGGGAACAAACATCATCCGGGATTTTCTCGCCTCAATAAGTGACATTGTAGGAGGCCGTTCGGGAGCTTATGAACAGCAGCTAGAAGAAGCCCGGCAAATAGTTTTAGCCGAAATGACCGAACGGGCAAAAAGACTTGGCGCTAATGCAGTTATTGGTATATCACTGGATTACGAAAGCATCGGCCAAACCATGTTAATGGTTGTTGCTAACGGAACCGCTGTCTATATTGAACCGGATCTAAGCTAA
- the aroH gene encoding chorismate mutase: MEVVKGIRGAITVTENSAEAIEEQTKKLLTEIFLQNNLKKEKIISIFFTLTPDLNAQFPATAARKAGLTEVPLLCAQEIAVPGSLKKVIRILILTYLPENQKVHHLYLEGAKVLRPDF, translated from the coding sequence GTGGAAGTTGTAAAAGGTATAAGAGGCGCTATTACAGTTACAGAAAATTCAGCAGAAGCTATTGAGGAGCAAACAAAAAAACTATTAACCGAAATTTTTTTGCAAAATAATCTCAAAAAAGAAAAGATAATTTCCATCTTTTTTACTTTAACTCCCGACTTAAACGCCCAATTTCCGGCAACAGCAGCTCGCAAAGCGGGACTTACAGAGGTACCCCTTCTTTGTGCCCAGGAAATAGCTGTTCCTGGAAGCCTTAAAAAAGTAATTCGAATTTTAATTCTTACCTATCTCCCTGAAAACCAAAAGGTACATCATCTTTATCTTGAAGGAGCTAAAGTTTTACGGCCTGATTTTTAA
- a CDS encoding arginase family protein, which translates to MGLVFKDVGVIDLDGSVMVQENLLLKFKPKIYTLPGDHRLKIWTNLSNYHVSCQKLGNTVLGINFCGTGEFHHLTYYLVKNNPAPRLGVVVFDNHPDFLPTFSGYISCGSWLLNVAALDKVKQILVVGVTELSGLKSFGANLAGEKIILLAPKGKKVPTTKYPIEFYAEDELFAKIEETLKISDIYISIDKDVLHPLDSTTTWEQGELRLKQLLKVLAMLKNKYRIWGVDICGEYGSALPQIQRAEEKKATSQNEKANLQILEALLMGE; encoded by the coding sequence GTGGGTTTGGTTTTTAAAGATGTGGGGGTAATTGACCTGGATGGCAGTGTAATGGTCCAGGAAAACCTTCTTCTTAAATTCAAACCCAAAATTTATACTTTACCAGGAGATCATCGTTTAAAGATTTGGACTAATTTATCTAATTATCATGTTAGCTGCCAGAAACTAGGGAATACAGTTTTGGGAATAAATTTTTGCGGAACAGGAGAATTCCATCACCTTACTTATTACCTGGTAAAAAATAATCCAGCTCCCCGATTAGGTGTTGTGGTTTTTGATAATCATCCCGATTTTTTGCCTACCTTTTCCGGTTATATTTCGTGTGGGTCGTGGCTTTTAAATGTTGCTGCCCTTGACAAGGTAAAACAAATTTTGGTAGTAGGTGTTACGGAGTTATCAGGGTTAAAAAGCTTTGGTGCTAATTTAGCAGGTGAAAAGATAATACTGTTAGCTCCTAAAGGTAAAAAGGTACCGACTACGAAATATCCAATCGAATTTTATGCTGAAGATGAGTTATTTGCTAAAATAGAAGAAACTCTTAAAATTTCGGATATTTATATTAGCATTGATAAAGACGTTTTACATCCCCTTGATTCGACTACTACCTGGGAGCAAGGGGAGTTAAGGTTAAAACAGTTACTTAAAGTCCTTGCCATGCTAAAAAATAAATATAGAATTTGGGGAGTAGATATTTGTGGGGAGTATGGGAGTGCGCTTCCGCAAATTCAACGGGCAGAAGAGAAAAAGGCTACATCGCAAAATGAAAAAGCAAACCTCCAGATTCTGGAGGCTTTATTAATGGGGGAATAA
- a CDS encoding DMT family transporter, which translates to MGEENFKKGLFLAVLATTLWGINGTVTRYLLINNLSPVVLVQIRLTASAVLLFLWFFFRKEKIKIAPNDILPLLFLGIFGLGLVQMTYFYTISLTNVATAVFLQYLSPVIVAIFGLILKTEEMTFKKLMAVFLAMVGSFLIVTKNGGLKLPLIGIISGLLSAFSQSFYIIYGKKVLKRFSPLTVLAYGWLFSAIFWWLLIPPKVGLLKQIFALRDIVGIAYIVIFATVIPFILYFKSMNYLTSTTVSIVSLVEPVVAVIVAFVILGEKLTFLSTLGAVFILAAVYTISKS; encoded by the coding sequence TTGGGAGAGGAGAATTTTAAGAAAGGTCTTTTTTTAGCTGTTTTAGCAACAACCCTTTGGGGAATTAATGGCACAGTTACCCGCTATTTATTAATAAATAACCTGAGCCCAGTAGTTTTAGTGCAAATTCGACTAACAGCAAGTGCAGTTTTATTATTTCTCTGGTTTTTTTTCAGAAAAGAAAAAATAAAGATTGCCCCAAATGATATCTTGCCTCTTTTATTTTTAGGTATTTTTGGCCTGGGATTAGTTCAGATGACCTATTTTTATACAATTAGCTTAACCAACGTGGCGACAGCGGTTTTTCTCCAGTATTTATCGCCGGTAATTGTAGCGATTTTTGGCCTTATACTTAAAACCGAAGAGATGACCTTTAAGAAGTTAATGGCCGTTTTTTTGGCCATGGTGGGAAGTTTTTTAATTGTTACCAAAAATGGAGGGCTGAAGCTGCCTTTGATTGGTATCATTTCTGGTCTGCTTTCAGCTTTTTCCCAGAGTTTTTATATTATTTATGGTAAAAAAGTATTAAAACGCTTTTCACCGCTAACGGTTTTAGCATACGGTTGGCTGTTTAGCGCAATTTTTTGGTGGCTGTTAATTCCCCCTAAAGTTGGTCTTTTAAAGCAAATTTTTGCATTAAGAGATATTGTAGGAATAGCATATATTGTTATTTTTGCTACGGTTATCCCTTTTATTCTCTACTTTAAAAGCATGAATTATTTAACCTCAACTACCGTTAGTATAGTAAGTTTAGTTGAACCGGTAGTAGCGGTTATTGTGGCTTTTGTAATCTTAGGGGAAAAGCTTACTTTTTTATCAACTTTAGGAGCGGTCTTTATACTGGCTGCTGTTTATACCATTTCAAAAAGTTAA
- a CDS encoding Nif3-like dinuclear metal center hexameric protein, which produces MAHPQEIASVIEKKFPRKLAAEWDNPGWQIYFEREVTKILLALDITSDTVALALREGVDLIITHHPLFFKPLNSLTFDKAESLPLLKLLENKILVYSIHTNLDIAKDGLNDYLAELLELSEIRPLGEEVYEKLYKLSVFVPESHWEIVREAMGAAGAGFIGNYSHCTFNTRGTGTFLPLEGASPFIGEVGRIEKVEEVKVETIVPEKLLNRVLKAMLKVHPYEEVAYDIYPLENKQYLGGMGRIGVTKKKSFKELLAFVAERLELKNLRYGGNLDSFSRKVAIVSGAGGNYWQKAKFAGADVFITGDIKYHEAVAMLDAGLNFIDAGHWETEKIFYQLIVPLLQKVKGLKWIMEKREPVFNYLVNFGG; this is translated from the coding sequence TTGGCCCATCCCCAGGAGATAGCTTCGGTTATTGAAAAAAAATTTCCCCGAAAACTTGCTGCCGAGTGGGATAATCCTGGTTGGCAAATTTATTTTGAGAGAGAAGTTACTAAAATTTTACTGGCGTTAGATATTACTTCCGATACAGTGGCGTTAGCGTTGCGGGAAGGAGTAGACCTAATAATTACCCACCATCCGCTCTTTTTTAAACCGCTAAATTCCCTTACCTTTGATAAAGCTGAATCATTACCCCTTTTGAAATTATTGGAAAATAAAATTTTGGTTTATAGTATCCATACTAATTTAGACATAGCTAAAGACGGATTAAATGATTACCTGGCAGAGTTACTGGAGCTTTCTGAAATAAGACCGCTAGGGGAGGAAGTATATGAAAAACTTTATAAACTCTCGGTTTTTGTGCCAGAATCTCACTGGGAGATAGTTAGAGAGGCAATGGGAGCAGCTGGGGCAGGCTTCATCGGTAATTACTCCCATTGTACCTTTAATACCCGGGGTACTGGCACCTTTTTACCTCTGGAAGGAGCAAGTCCGTTTATTGGGGAAGTGGGGCGAATTGAAAAGGTCGAAGAAGTAAAAGTAGAGACTATTGTCCCAGAAAAACTTTTAAACCGGGTACTAAAAGCAATGTTAAAAGTTCACCCTTACGAAGAAGTTGCCTATGATATCTACCCTTTAGAAAATAAACAGTATTTAGGTGGTATGGGGAGGATAGGCGTAACTAAGAAGAAAAGTTTTAAAGAGTTACTGGCTTTTGTAGCCGAAAGATTAGAGCTCAAGAATTTGAGATATGGGGGAAATCTGGATTCATTTTCGCGAAAAGTGGCGATAGTCTCGGGTGCTGGTGGAAACTACTGGCAAAAGGCCAAATTTGCCGGTGCCGATGTCTTTATTACCGGTGATATAAAGTACCATGAGGCAGTTGCGATGCTCGATGCGGGTTTAAATTTTATCGATGCCGGTCATTGGGAAACGGAAAAAATATTTTATCAGCTAATAGTTCCACTTTTGCAGAAGGTAAAAGGGTTAAAGTGGATAATGGAGAAAAGGGAGCCGGTATTTAACTATTTGGTAAATTTCGGGGGGTAA
- a CDS encoding prephenate dehydrogenase, with product MNKIKIGIVGLGLIGGSLARAFSHLGYQVYGIDKNPQYVELAFEEKVIVNNKSDMNLLTNCDVVFLATPPEITLNLIPTLNILNRNTIITDTASIKGEIMKYANETLGTCRYFIGGHPLTGMEKAGFTAGHRFLFENSYYFLTPEANTPKEVVEKLKSLLEEIGALVIITDAQTHDQLTAQLSHLPHAIAFSLCRMCQKEEEKDLLMKLAAGGFRDLTRIASSSPELWGEILLYNQEEVINSINLFIEELLTLKELIIAKNKKALINFLNEGREFRINLSQNGKGYLLPLYDLTANIPDRPGMLAKVTGLLARFRINIKDIEILKAREGDGGVLRLSFATFEERQKAYLLLEKKGFKPVLR from the coding sequence ATGAACAAGATCAAAATAGGCATTGTTGGCTTAGGCTTAATAGGTGGGAGCCTGGCCCGGGCCTTTAGCCACCTGGGCTATCAAGTTTATGGTATTGATAAAAATCCTCAATATGTTGAGCTTGCTTTTGAGGAAAAGGTAATAGTAAATAATAAATCGGATATGAACCTTTTGACTAACTGTGATGTGGTTTTTCTGGCAACCCCCCCCGAAATAACCTTAAATCTCATTCCAACTCTAAATATTTTAAATCGTAATACCATAATTACCGATACTGCCAGCATAAAAGGGGAAATCATGAAATACGCCAACGAAACACTGGGAACATGCCGGTATTTTATTGGTGGTCATCCCCTAACGGGTATGGAAAAGGCAGGTTTTACCGCCGGACACCGTTTTCTTTTTGAAAACAGCTATTACTTTCTAACTCCTGAAGCCAATACACCAAAAGAAGTGGTTGAAAAATTAAAATCTCTTTTAGAAGAAATAGGCGCCTTGGTAATCATTACCGACGCCCAAACTCATGACCAGTTAACGGCTCAATTAAGCCATCTACCCCACGCCATAGCCTTTTCGTTATGTCGAATGTGCCAAAAGGAAGAAGAAAAAGATTTATTAATGAAACTTGCCGCTGGTGGTTTTAGAGACCTTACCCGCATTGCTTCCTCAAGCCCGGAACTCTGGGGGGAAATTTTGTTATACAACCAGGAGGAAGTTATAAATAGCATAAATTTATTTATCGAAGAACTTCTCACTTTAAAAGAATTAATTATCGCTAAAAACAAAAAAGCTTTAATAAATTTCTTAAACGAAGGTCGGGAATTTCGTATAAACTTAAGCCAAAACGGCAAAGGTTATCTCCTTCCCCTTTACGACCTTACTGCCAATATCCCCGATCGCCCGGGTATGCTAGCAAAAGTAACCGGTTTATTGGCACGCTTTCGAATCAACATTAAAGATATTGAAATCTTAAAAGCCCGGGAAGGCGACGGAGGAGTCTTAAGACTTTCCTTTGCTACCTTTGAAGAGCGACAAAAAGCTTATCTTCTTTTAGAAAAAAAAGGCTTTAAACCAGTTTTACGGTGA
- a CDS encoding zinc ribbon domain-containing protein translates to MQRIRELYEFMLLEEEERKLAGDDRIAINRQSFKNARKAWENMRNVYYELKNELTRTEKIIKSLERELLGLANKIKEIDQKLYGEGTNLKQIEQYQFKLELLKNEKTDKEERLLDMISREEELKEEAKKLKENLIAEKDKLLKWQEEIKFEEEEYRRNLEALRQKLNREEERLTENPYYAKYKELKEKYGNPVALVDKETCYGCFMSLPFELTKKLKLGQGEGAICPHCKRLLYYPS, encoded by the coding sequence TTGCAGCGAATTCGTGAGTTATATGAATTTATGCTATTAGAAGAAGAGGAACGTAAGCTTGCCGGTGATGACCGTATAGCAATAAACCGTCAGAGTTTTAAAAACGCCCGAAAAGCCTGGGAAAATATGCGTAATGTGTATTATGAATTAAAAAATGAGCTAACCCGGACTGAAAAGATAATAAAAAGCCTGGAAAGAGAGTTGTTGGGATTAGCCAACAAAATTAAAGAAATTGACCAAAAGCTTTACGGGGAGGGAACCAATTTAAAGCAAATAGAACAGTATCAATTTAAACTTGAATTATTAAAAAATGAAAAGACCGATAAAGAAGAGCGCTTACTTGACATGATTTCCCGGGAAGAAGAGTTAAAGGAAGAGGCAAAAAAACTAAAGGAAAATCTTATTGCCGAAAAAGACAAGCTTTTAAAGTGGCAAGAGGAAATAAAGTTTGAAGAGGAAGAATATAGACGAAATCTAGAAGCTTTAAGGCAAAAGCTTAACAGAGAAGAAGAAAGACTTACGGAAAATCCTTATTATGCAAAATACAAGGAATTAAAAGAAAAGTATGGAAATCCGGTGGCTTTAGTAGATAAAGAAACCTGTTACGGTTGTTTTATGAGTTTGCCCTTTGAACTTACTAAAAAGTTAAAGCTTGGACAGGGGGAAGGTGCGATATGTCCGCATTGTAAACGTTTGTTGTATTACCCTAGTTAA
- a CDS encoding bifunctional 3-deoxy-7-phosphoheptulonate synthase/chorismate mutase, with amino-acid sequence MIVVFKKSATREQIEAVRERLLASGLTPHLSEGVERTIIGIIGDKRNLADLNLELMPGVDTLVPILKPYKLASKEFREKTEIKVKGEIISPDNFIIIAGPCAVESKENLRLIAQFAKNKGVKFLRGGTFKPRTSPYSFQGLGEEGVNILHEIGQEYGLITVTEVLEVKDVEFVAKKIDILQVGARNMQNFALLKELSQVQNPVILKRGLSATIEEWLLAAEYLLAGGNQKVILCERGIRTFETATRNTLDLSAVALVKQLSHLPVIVDPSHATGKRELILPLSRAALALGADGLMVEIHPEPEKALSDGAQSLNFQEFSELYDELITLQQVLEEF; translated from the coding sequence ATGATTGTGGTTTTTAAAAAATCCGCTACCCGCGAACAAATTGAAGCAGTAAGAGAAAGGCTTTTAGCTTCCGGGCTTACCCCACATCTCTCCGAAGGGGTTGAGCGAACTATTATCGGGATTATCGGCGATAAACGGAATTTAGCCGATTTAAACCTGGAATTAATGCCGGGGGTAGACACTTTAGTCCCAATCTTAAAGCCGTACAAACTTGCGAGCAAAGAGTTTCGGGAAAAAACAGAAATTAAAGTTAAGGGAGAAATAATCAGTCCTGATAATTTTATCATTATTGCAGGGCCCTGCGCCGTTGAAAGTAAAGAAAATCTGCGCCTTATTGCTCAGTTTGCCAAAAATAAAGGTGTCAAGTTTTTACGAGGTGGTACTTTTAAGCCCAGAACTTCACCCTACTCTTTCCAGGGATTAGGCGAGGAAGGAGTAAACATCTTACACGAAATTGGTCAAGAATACGGTTTAATAACTGTCACGGAAGTGTTAGAAGTCAAAGACGTCGAATTTGTGGCCAAGAAAATTGATATTCTTCAAGTTGGGGCCAGAAACATGCAAAACTTTGCTCTTTTAAAAGAATTATCCCAAGTACAAAATCCTGTAATCTTAAAACGGGGACTGTCCGCAACCATTGAAGAGTGGTTATTAGCCGCCGAATACCTGTTAGCAGGAGGAAACCAAAAAGTTATTTTATGTGAGCGCGGGATAAGAACCTTTGAAACTGCTACCCGTAACACTCTAGATTTAAGTGCAGTAGCCTTAGTCAAGCAGTTGTCTCATCTTCCGGTAATCGTTGATCCCAGCCACGCAACAGGCAAAAGAGAGCTAATTTTGCCTTTATCCCGGGCAGCTTTAGCCCTTGGAGCCGATGGCCTTATGGTTGAAATTCATCCTGAACCGGAAAAAGCTTTATCTGATGGTGCCCAATCTTTAAATTTTCAAGAGTTCTCCGAGCTTTACGACGAGCTAATAACCTTACAGCAGGTCCTGGAGGAGTTTTAA
- the mgsA gene encoding methylglyoxal synthase, whose product MKIALIAHDNKKDDLLEFVKTYREFFDLHELYATGTTGKILAENTRLSIHRFLSGPLGGDQQIGAMVASGEIKLVIFFRDPLTAQPHEPDITALLRVCDVHNVPIATNWGSAELFLKALS is encoded by the coding sequence ATGAAAATTGCTCTGATAGCCCATGATAACAAAAAGGACGATCTTCTGGAGTTTGTAAAAACCTATAGAGAATTTTTTGACCTTCATGAACTTTATGCTACCGGAACTACCGGAAAAATATTGGCTGAAAATACTAGACTTTCAATTCACCGCTTTTTATCCGGCCCCCTTGGGGGAGACCAACAAATTGGTGCGATGGTGGCGTCAGGGGAGATAAAGCTTGTTATCTTTTTCCGGGACCCTCTAACAGCTCAACCCCACGAACCCGATATAACGGCCCTATTGCGGGTTTGTGATGTTCACAATGTTCCCATTGCTACCAACTGGGGGAGTGCGGAATTGTTTTTAAAAGCCTTAAGCTAG
- a CDS encoding tRNA (adenine(22)-N(1))-methyltransferase: MQLSARLKTMASYVISGEPAADIGTDHAQLPIYLVLNNLCPRVIATDLKEMPLSRARKVVVDYGLLDKIDLRLGDGLYPLKPGEVKSVVIAGIGGNNIAEIIKKRPEVAREVRLILQPMADSFDLRIMLGANGYQIIEEELVIEKSRLYEIIVAQAGFITIANKIELGLGPLLIRRGDELARKYLITQKIKYEKILLNLSRAQKMHEEKIREIKEILAFIEEVLANWPIPRR, encoded by the coding sequence ATGCAGTTATCGGCACGATTAAAGACGATGGCTTCTTATGTGATATCCGGGGAACCGGCAGCGGATATTGGAACCGATCATGCCCAACTCCCTATTTACCTAGTTTTAAATAACCTTTGCCCCCGGGTAATTGCAACTGATTTAAAGGAAATGCCGTTAAGCCGTGCCCGTAAGGTTGTGGTAGATTACGGCCTTTTAGACAAAATTGATTTAAGATTGGGGGATGGATTATATCCTTTAAAACCCGGGGAAGTTAAAAGTGTGGTAATTGCCGGTATAGGCGGGAATAATATTGCCGAAATAATTAAAAAAAGGCCGGAAGTAGCCCGAGAGGTTCGCTTAATTTTACAACCAATGGCTGATAGTTTTGACTTACGAATTATGCTTGGGGCTAACGGTTATCAAATTATAGAGGAAGAACTGGTTATAGAAAAAAGCCGGCTTTACGAAATCATTGTAGCCCAAGCAGGATTTATAACTATTGCAAACAAAATAGAGTTGGGATTAGGGCCTCTATTAATACGAAGAGGAGATGAGCTAGCGCGAAAATATTTAATAACGCAAAAAATAAAATATGAAAAAATTTTACTAAATCTAAGCCGGGCCCAAAAGATGCATGAGGAAAAAATACGTGAGATAAAGGAGATATTAGCTTTTATCGAGGAGGTGCTGGCAAATTGGCCCATCCCCAGGAGATAG